In the genome of Candidatus Neptunochlamydia vexilliferae, one region contains:
- a CDS encoding NAD-dependent epimerase/dehydratase family protein codes for MRILITGSKGLIGTALKNSLRFMGLEVVGIDNEFDPHHPEHGDILDSSSLFSKVKGIDGIVHLAAISRVIFGEKNPELCWKTNVEGTRNIIEAALSTPRKPWMIYASSREVYGEQETLPVPESATLRPVNIYGESKVEAEKIVEQAKKKGLKGTIVRFSNVYGSVLDHHNRVIPAFCRAAATGHDIIVEGKDNLFDFTYLEDVIQGVLSLINLLSTQDAPPPIHFTTGKTSSLGEVAEIAKEASLKPLNILEGTPRSFDVSRFRGETSRAKKLLNWRACVDIKEGMQRLIHQYSLYLNANLAEPVLAY; via the coding sequence GAACAGCTCTCAAAAATTCCCTTCGCTTTATGGGTCTAGAAGTGGTGGGGATCGATAATGAGTTTGATCCGCACCATCCTGAACATGGGGATATTCTCGATAGCTCTTCTCTTTTTTCGAAAGTAAAGGGAATTGATGGAATCGTTCATCTGGCTGCTATTTCGAGGGTGATTTTTGGAGAAAAAAATCCTGAGCTTTGTTGGAAGACAAACGTGGAAGGGACCCGAAATATCATCGAAGCCGCTTTGTCAACCCCCCGAAAGCCTTGGATGATCTATGCAAGTAGTCGAGAAGTATACGGGGAGCAAGAAACGCTTCCAGTTCCAGAGTCCGCCACTCTTCGCCCTGTTAACATCTATGGAGAATCAAAAGTTGAAGCGGAAAAAATTGTTGAGCAAGCGAAAAAAAAGGGGTTAAAGGGTACCATCGTCCGCTTTTCAAATGTCTATGGAAGTGTTTTAGACCACCATAACCGTGTCATTCCCGCTTTCTGTCGAGCAGCCGCCACAGGTCATGATATCATTGTCGAGGGAAAGGATAATTTATTTGATTTTACATATTTAGAAGATGTTATACAGGGTGTGCTTTCTCTTATTAATCTCCTTTCTACCCAGGACGCTCCTCCACCGATCCACTTTACCACAGGAAAAACTTCAAGTTTAGGTGAAGTTGCCGAAATTGCAAAAGAGGCAAGCTTAAAACCTTTAAATATTTTAGAAGGAACACCTCGCTCCTTTGATGTTTCTCGCTTTCGGGGAGAAACATCACGTGCAAAGAAGCTTCTTAATTGGAGGGCTTGTGTAGACATTAAAGAAGGGATGCAACGACTGATCCACCAGTATTCTCTCTATCTCAATGCCAATTTGGCTGAACCTGTTTTAGCTTATTGA